The following are encoded in a window of Bradyrhizobium sp. WBOS07 genomic DNA:
- a CDS encoding [protein-PII] uridylyltransferase: MDSIATEQKAGVDDRFDTARITAAVDALAEKHQGREDAFRTAMAQLLKAELIAARAAAQEILLKDRHGRRCAERLCHVQDEIIRILYSAATRHLYRSPIPSGAERMAVVATGGYGRGLMAPESDIDLLFILPYKQTAWGEQVAEAILYCLWDMGLKVGHATRSVDESIRQARGDMTIRTAILETRFLTGDRPLYDELVARFDKEVVQGTASEFVTAKLAEREERHRRGGQSRYLVEPNVKDGKGALRDLHTLFWIAKYVYRVRDTSELVERGVFDAQEYRSFRRCADFLWSVRCNLHFYCNRAEERLSFDLQREIAVRLGYTSHPGMQDVERFMKHYFLVAKEVGNLTAILCAKLEDQQAKPAPVLSRMMARLRPSTVKRRVPDSDDFIVDNNRINVAAPDVFKHDPVNLIRIFRLAQKNNLAFHPDAMRGVTRSLGLINAGLRENPEANRLFMEILTSDNAEIVLRRMNETGVLGHFIRAFGKIVSMMQFNMYHHYTVDEHLIRCIGFLQDIERGGVEEFALASDLMRKTRPEHRAVIYIATLLHDVAKGRPEDHSIAGAKVARRLCPRLGFSPADTELIAWLIEEHLTMSTVAQSRDLSDRKTIENFAAVVQSVEQMKLLTILTTADIRGVGPGVWNGWKAQLLRSLYYETEPVLTGGFSEVDRGKRLAAAYAEFRMAFAEWPADELDAYIGRHYPAYWLKVELPRKIRHARFVRSSEQAGHKLAINVGFDEVRGVTELTIFAADHPWLLSIIAGACASAGANIVDAQIYTTTDGRALDTISISREYDRDEDEGRRATRIGEMIEDVLEGKLRLPEVVARRTVRSKARPFVIEPEVTINNQWSDRYTVIEVSGLDRPGLLYELTTAISKLNLNIASAHVATFGERARDVFYVTDLLGAQINAPTRQAAIKSALTHVMAGDKAVQPAA; encoded by the coding sequence ATGGACAGCATCGCGACTGAGCAGAAGGCCGGGGTGGACGATCGATTCGACACCGCGCGGATCACCGCCGCGGTCGATGCGCTTGCCGAGAAGCATCAGGGGCGCGAAGACGCGTTCCGCACCGCCATGGCGCAATTGCTCAAGGCCGAGCTGATCGCGGCGCGCGCCGCGGCACAGGAAATCCTTTTGAAGGACCGTCACGGCCGCCGCTGCGCCGAGCGGCTGTGTCACGTCCAGGACGAGATCATCCGCATCCTGTATTCTGCGGCGACCCGTCATCTCTACCGCTCGCCGATCCCGAGCGGCGCCGAGCGCATGGCGGTGGTTGCGACCGGCGGCTACGGCCGCGGCCTGATGGCGCCCGAATCCGACATCGATCTGCTGTTCATCCTGCCCTACAAGCAGACCGCCTGGGGCGAGCAGGTGGCGGAGGCCATCCTCTATTGTCTCTGGGACATGGGGCTGAAGGTCGGCCACGCCACGCGCTCGGTCGACGAATCGATCCGGCAGGCGCGCGGCGACATGACCATCCGCACCGCGATCCTGGAGACGCGCTTCCTCACCGGCGACAGGCCGCTTTATGACGAGCTGGTCGCGCGCTTCGACAAGGAGGTGGTGCAGGGCACCGCCTCGGAGTTCGTCACCGCAAAGCTCGCCGAGCGCGAGGAGCGGCATCGCCGCGGCGGCCAGTCGCGCTACTTGGTCGAGCCCAACGTCAAGGACGGCAAGGGCGCCCTGCGCGACCTGCATACGCTGTTCTGGATCGCCAAATACGTTTACCGCGTGCGCGACACCAGCGAGCTGGTCGAGCGCGGCGTGTTCGACGCGCAGGAATATCGCAGCTTCCGCCGCTGCGCCGATTTCCTCTGGTCGGTGCGCTGCAATCTGCATTTCTACTGCAACCGCGCCGAAGAGCGCCTCTCCTTCGACCTCCAGCGCGAGATCGCGGTGCGGCTCGGCTACACCTCGCATCCCGGCATGCAGGACGTCGAGCGCTTCATGAAGCACTACTTCCTGGTCGCCAAGGAAGTCGGCAACCTCACCGCCATCCTCTGCGCCAAGCTCGAGGATCAGCAGGCCAAGCCTGCGCCGGTGCTGAGCCGGATGATGGCGCGGCTGCGGCCGAGCACGGTGAAGCGGCGCGTCCCCGACAGCGACGATTTCATCGTCGACAACAACCGCATCAACGTCGCCGCGCCCGACGTCTTCAAGCACGATCCGGTCAATCTGATCCGCATCTTCCGCCTCGCGCAGAAGAACAATCTCGCCTTCCATCCGGATGCGATGCGCGGCGTGACGCGTTCGCTGGGCCTGATCAACGCAGGCTTGCGCGAAAATCCCGAGGCCAACCGGCTGTTCATGGAGATCCTGACCTCCGACAACGCCGAGATCGTGCTGCGGCGGATGAACGAGACCGGCGTGCTCGGCCATTTCATCCGCGCCTTCGGCAAGATCGTCTCGATGATGCAGTTCAACATGTATCATCACTACACCGTCGACGAGCACCTGATCCGCTGCATCGGCTTTCTCCAGGACATCGAGCGCGGCGGCGTCGAGGAATTCGCGCTCGCCAGCGATCTCATGCGCAAGACGAGGCCCGAGCACCGCGCGGTGATCTATATCGCTACGTTGCTGCACGACGTCGCCAAGGGCCGGCCGGAGGATCACTCGATCGCCGGCGCCAAGGTGGCGCGCCGGCTCTGCCCGCGGCTCGGCTTCAGTCCGGCCGACACCGAGCTGATCGCCTGGCTGATCGAGGAACATCTGACCATGTCCACGGTCGCGCAGTCGCGCGACCTGTCGGATCGCAAGACCATCGAGAATTTCGCCGCGGTGGTGCAGTCGGTCGAGCAGATGAAGCTCCTGACCATCCTGACCACGGCCGACATCCGCGGCGTCGGTCCCGGGGTGTGGAACGGCTGGAAGGCGCAGCTCTTGCGCTCGCTGTACTACGAGACCGAGCCGGTGCTCACCGGCGGCTTCTCAGAGGTCGATCGCGGCAAGCGCCTCGCGGCCGCCTATGCCGAGTTCCGCATGGCCTTTGCCGAATGGCCGGCGGACGAGCTCGATGCCTATATCGGCCGCCACTATCCGGCGTATTGGCTCAAGGTCGAGCTGCCGCGTAAGATCCGTCACGCCCGCTTCGTCCGCTCCAGCGAGCAGGCCGGGCACAAGCTCGCGATCAATGTCGGCTTCGACGAGGTGCGCGGCGTCACCGAGCTGACGATCTTCGCGGCCGACCATCCCTGGCTGCTCTCGATCATCGCCGGCGCCTGCGCCTCGGCCGGCGCCAACATCGTCGACGCCCAGATCTACACCACGACCGACGGCCGCGCGCTCGACACCATCTCGATCTCCCGGGAATACGACCGCGACGAGGACGAGGGACGGCGCGCCACCCGCATCGGCGAGATGATCGAGGACGTGCTGGAAGGCAAGCTGCGGCTGCCGGAGGTGGTGGCGCGGCGCACCGTGCGCAGCAAGGCGCGGCCCTTCGTGATCGAGCCGGAAGTGACCATCAACAACCAATGGTCCGACCGCTACACGGTGATCGAAGTCTCCGGCCTCGATCGCCCCGGCCTGCTCTACGAGCTGACCACGGCAATCTCGAAACTGAACCTCAACATCGCGTCAGCCCACGTCGCGACCTTCGGCGAGCGCGCGCGCGACGTGTTCTATGTCACCGACCTCCTGGGCGCCCAGATCAACGCGCCGACCCGCCAGGCCGCGATCAAGAGCGCACTGACCCACGTGATGGCCGGCGACAAGGCGGTTCAGCCGGCGGCGTAG
- a CDS encoding methylated-DNA--[protein]-cysteine S-methyltransferase: MASRSTKPSVSFGLDRLTTPIGIALLVTDAEGALRALDWEDYEHRMRELLRLHYGVVDLSDQPAPAAMRTALSGYFDGDLGQLSGVAWRIAGTAFQQKVWTALAQIPAGTTMSYGALAARIDTPKAIRAVGHANGSNPISVVLPCHRLIGANGSLIKYGGGLERKRWLLRHEGVEV, from the coding sequence ATGGCCAGTCGATCAACCAAACCTTCCGTTAGCTTCGGCCTCGATCGCCTGACGACACCGATCGGGATCGCCCTGCTCGTCACCGATGCCGAAGGCGCCCTGCGCGCCCTCGACTGGGAGGACTACGAGCACCGCATGCGCGAGCTTTTGCGCCTGCATTACGGTGTGGTGGATCTGAGCGACCAGCCCGCGCCCGCGGCCATGCGGACCGCGCTGTCGGGCTATTTCGACGGCGATCTCGGCCAGCTCTCGGGCGTCGCATGGCGCATTGCCGGCACCGCGTTCCAGCAGAAGGTCTGGACCGCGCTGGCGCAAATCCCTGCCGGCACCACGATGAGCTATGGTGCGCTCGCCGCAAGGATCGACACGCCAAAAGCCATTCGCGCCGTCGGCCATGCCAACGGCTCCAATCCCATCAGCGTGGTTCTGCCATGCCACCGGCTGATCGGCGCGAATGGCTCGCTGATCAAGTATGGCGGCGGGCTGGAGCGGAAGAGGTGGCTGCTAAGGCACGAGGGGGTGGAGGTTTAG
- a CDS encoding DUF1304 domain-containing protein: protein MPAVLTSTRKLTLLGELTLILIANVLVALVAALHVFFLILEMFLWDKPQGLKVFRNTPEKAEITKVLAANQGLYNGFLAAGLVWGLVHGNPAFAFQIKTFFLLCVIVAGAYGAATVSSRILMVQALPAVIALAALFLA from the coding sequence ATGCCGGCCGTGCTAACGTCCACCCGAAAGCTGACGCTTTTGGGGGAGCTCACCTTGATCCTGATCGCCAATGTCCTGGTGGCGCTGGTCGCCGCGCTGCACGTCTTCTTCCTGATCCTGGAGATGTTTCTCTGGGACAAGCCGCAGGGCCTGAAGGTATTTCGCAACACGCCGGAGAAGGCCGAGATCACGAAGGTGCTGGCCGCCAATCAGGGCCTCTATAACGGCTTCCTCGCCGCGGGCCTGGTCTGGGGCCTCGTCCACGGCAATCCGGCCTTCGCATTCCAGATCAAGACGTTCTTCCTGCTTTGCGTGATCGTGGCCGGCGCCTATGGCGCTGCGACCGTCAGTTCACGCATCCTGATGGTGCAGGCGCTGCCGGCGGTGATCGCGCTGGCTGCGTTGTTCCTGGCTTAG
- a CDS encoding ABC transporter substrate-binding protein, with translation MNNRRAFLAATAALAFAFSASQALAQKKYDTGASDTEIKIGQTVPFSGPYSVYANIGKTQAAYFKMINDQGGINGRKINLIQYDDAYSPPKTVEQVRKLVEGDEVLFTFQLIGTAANAAVQKYLNGKKVPQLLASTGAARFNDPKNYPWTIAYNPNYVSEGRIYAKYILKEHPNAKIGVLYQNDDMGRDYLAGLKSGLGDKAASMVVGEVSYEVTDPTVDSQVVKLKSMGIDLLFDASTPKFAAQAIKKLADLGWTPVHILDINASPVSATLKPAGLDISKGIISTNYGKDPGDPQWKDDPGVKAFFAFMEKYFPEGDKLNTVNTYAYSVAELLVQVLKQCGDDLTRENVMKQVANIKGYTPSLALPGIKINTGPNDFRVNKQMQMMKFNGERWELFGPIIEDTGPSG, from the coding sequence ATGAACAATCGCAGGGCCTTCCTAGCTGCCACGGCAGCGCTCGCGTTCGCCTTCTCCGCAAGCCAAGCTCTCGCCCAGAAGAAATACGACACCGGGGCGAGCGACACCGAGATCAAGATCGGCCAGACCGTGCCGTTCTCCGGCCCCTACTCCGTCTATGCCAATATCGGCAAGACCCAAGCCGCCTATTTCAAGATGATCAACGATCAGGGCGGCATCAACGGCCGCAAGATCAATCTGATCCAGTATGACGACGCCTATTCGCCGCCGAAGACGGTGGAACAGGTGCGCAAGCTCGTCGAGGGCGACGAGGTGCTGTTCACCTTCCAGCTGATCGGCACCGCCGCCAATGCCGCCGTGCAAAAATACCTCAACGGCAAGAAGGTGCCGCAACTGCTGGCCTCGACCGGCGCGGCGCGCTTCAACGATCCCAAGAACTATCCCTGGACCATCGCCTACAATCCCAACTACGTGTCCGAGGGACGGATCTACGCCAAGTACATTCTCAAGGAGCATCCGAACGCCAAGATCGGCGTGCTCTACCAGAACGACGACATGGGCCGCGACTATCTCGCGGGCCTCAAGAGCGGCCTCGGCGACAAGGCCGCCAGCATGGTCGTCGGCGAGGTCTCCTACGAGGTCACCGACCCGACCGTCGACTCCCAGGTGGTCAAGCTGAAGTCGATGGGGATTGATCTGTTGTTCGACGCCTCGACGCCGAAATTCGCGGCGCAGGCGATCAAGAAGCTTGCCGATCTCGGCTGGACCCCCGTGCACATCCTCGACATCAATGCGAGCCCGGTTTCGGCGACGCTGAAGCCCGCCGGCCTCGACATCTCCAAGGGCATCATCTCGACCAATTACGGCAAGGATCCCGGCGATCCCCAGTGGAAGGACGATCCGGGCGTGAAGGCCTTCTTCGCCTTCATGGAGAAGTATTTCCCGGAAGGCGACAAGCTCAACACCGTCAACACCTACGCCTATTCGGTGGCGGAGTTGCTGGTGCAGGTCTTGAAGCAATGCGGCGACGACCTCACGCGCGAGAACGTCATGAAGCAGGTCGCCAACATCAAGGGCTACACGCCGAGCCTGGCGCTGCCCGGAATCAAGATCAACACCGGGCCGAACGACTTCCGCGTCAACAAGCAGATGCAGATGATGAAGTTCAACGGCGAACGCTGGGAGCTGTTCGGACCGATCATCGAGGACACCGGGCCGTCGGGCTAG
- a CDS encoding DUF1330 domain-containing protein, protein MGHIDPTKEIFAQFRDNDRPGPIHMLNLVRLRKEAAYPDGRKASGAEAYAAYGRESGPVFERLGGRIVWQGKFELMLIGPAEERWDHCFIAEYPSVAAFVEMIRDPVYREAVKHRQAAVEDSRLIRHAVLPVGKNFGEIPK, encoded by the coding sequence ATGGGCCATATCGATCCGACCAAGGAGATCTTCGCGCAGTTCCGGGACAACGACCGTCCCGGCCCGATCCACATGCTCAACCTGGTGCGGTTGCGCAAGGAGGCGGCCTATCCGGACGGACGCAAGGCGAGCGGCGCGGAAGCCTACGCCGCCTATGGCCGCGAGAGCGGCCCGGTGTTCGAACGCCTCGGCGGCCGCATCGTCTGGCAGGGCAAGTTCGAGCTGATGCTGATAGGCCCGGCGGAGGAACGCTGGGACCATTGCTTCATCGCCGAATATCCAAGCGTCGCCGCCTTCGTCGAGATGATCCGCGACCCCGTCTATCGCGAGGCGGTGAAGCATCGGCAGGCAGCCGTGGAGGACTCGCGACTGATCCGGCACGCCGTGCTGCCGGTCGGAAAGAATTTCGGGGAGATACCGAAGTAG
- a CDS encoding transglycosylase domain-containing protein, which produces MAWGKKKGGRKEPLFGLPAALADLRLTPADRVPGGDDKPKKSAKSSTKRKSEDSGDEPPRERKAAGGRSGAKRRAKSRGRFGLGRLVYWGAVLSLWGGIAVVGVVIYVGAHLPPIQSLEIPKRPPTIQIVGIDGSMLAQRGEMAGANVALKDLPPYLPKAFIAIEDRRFYSHFGIDPVGIARALVTNLLHRGVSQGGSTLTQQLAKNLFLTQERTIQRKLQEAELAIWLERKHSKDEILELYLNRVYFGSGAYGVEAAAQKYFGKSAKNVTVAEAAMLAGLVKSPSRLAPNRNPEGAEARAQIVLAAMADAKFITDAQAKASIGHPSYNVKPAGAGTVNYVADWIGEVLDDLVGQIDESIKVETTIDPKLQSVAEAAIIDELAAKSVKFNVSQGALVAMTPDGAVRAMVGGRNYSDSQYNRAVTAKRQPGSAFKPFVYLTALEQGLTPDTMRQDAPIEVKGWKPENYTHEYFGAVTLTQALAMSLNTVAIRLGLEVGPKNVVRTAHRLGISSKLEPNASIALGTSEVSMVELVGAYAPFANGGFAVAPHVVTRIRTQSGKLLYMRQPEERNPVIDPRYVGMMNAMMRETLISGTAKKAEIPGWPAAGKTGTSQDYRDAWFIGYTASLVTGVWLGNDDNSPTKKATGGGLPVEVWSRFMKTAHEGVPVANLPSAPGGWGLSNLAQAASQVSPPTAPAPAAANNGGYRPPPTRANARPEAAAGLDGWLMDRLFGGNR; this is translated from the coding sequence ATGGCGTGGGGAAAGAAAAAGGGTGGGCGGAAGGAGCCGCTGTTCGGCTTGCCCGCGGCGCTCGCCGATCTGCGCCTGACCCCGGCGGACCGCGTCCCCGGCGGCGACGATAAGCCGAAGAAATCAGCCAAATCATCTACCAAGCGAAAGAGCGAGGATTCCGGCGACGAGCCGCCGCGCGAGCGCAAGGCAGCTGGCGGCCGCAGCGGCGCCAAGCGCCGCGCGAAGTCACGTGGCAGGTTCGGCCTCGGCCGCCTGGTCTATTGGGGCGCGGTGCTGAGCCTGTGGGGCGGCATCGCGGTGGTCGGCGTCGTGATCTATGTCGGCGCCCATCTGCCGCCGATCCAATCGCTGGAGATTCCCAAGCGCCCGCCGACGATCCAGATCGTCGGCATCGACGGCAGCATGCTGGCGCAGCGCGGCGAGATGGCCGGCGCCAATGTCGCGCTGAAGGACCTGCCGCCTTATCTGCCGAAGGCGTTCATCGCCATCGAGGACCGCCGCTTCTATTCGCATTTCGGCATCGATCCCGTCGGCATCGCGCGCGCCCTCGTCACCAATTTGCTCCATCGCGGCGTCTCGCAGGGCGGCTCGACGCTGACCCAGCAGCTCGCGAAAAACCTGTTCCTGACCCAGGAGCGCACCATCCAGCGCAAGCTGCAGGAGGCGGAGCTCGCGATCTGGCTGGAGCGCAAGCATTCCAAGGACGAGATCCTGGAGCTGTACCTCAACCGCGTCTATTTCGGCTCGGGCGCCTACGGCGTCGAAGCCGCGGCGCAAAAATATTTCGGCAAGTCGGCCAAGAACGTCACGGTCGCCGAAGCGGCAATGCTCGCCGGCCTCGTCAAATCGCCCTCGCGCCTCGCACCGAACCGCAATCCCGAAGGCGCGGAAGCGCGCGCGCAGATCGTGCTCGCGGCGATGGCCGATGCAAAGTTCATCACCGACGCGCAGGCCAAGGCCTCGATCGGCCATCCCTCCTACAACGTGAAACCGGCCGGCGCCGGCACCGTCAACTACGTCGCCGACTGGATCGGCGAAGTGCTGGACGACCTGGTCGGCCAGATCGACGAGAGCATCAAGGTCGAGACCACGATCGATCCGAAGCTGCAAAGCGTGGCGGAAGCCGCCATCATCGACGAGCTCGCGGCCAAGAGCGTGAAGTTCAACGTCAGCCAGGGCGCGCTGGTGGCAATGACGCCCGATGGCGCCGTGCGCGCCATGGTCGGCGGGCGGAACTATTCCGACAGCCAGTACAATCGCGCAGTCACGGCAAAACGCCAGCCGGGCTCCGCGTTCAAGCCGTTCGTGTATCTCACCGCGCTGGAACAGGGCCTGACGCCCGACACGATGCGCCAGGACGCGCCGATCGAAGTCAAGGGCTGGAAGCCTGAGAACTACACCCATGAATATTTCGGCGCAGTGACGCTGACGCAGGCGCTGGCGATGTCGCTCAACACGGTCGCGATCCGTCTCGGCCTCGAGGTCGGGCCGAAGAACGTGGTGCGCACCGCGCACCGGCTCGGCATCTCGTCAAAGCTCGAGCCGAACGCCTCGATCGCGCTCGGCACGTCCGAAGTCTCGATGGTCGAGCTAGTCGGCGCCTACGCGCCGTTCGCCAATGGCGGCTTCGCGGTGGCGCCGCATGTCGTGACGCGGATCAGGACGCAGAGCGGCAAGCTGCTCTACATGCGCCAGCCGGAAGAGCGCAATCCGGTGATCGATCCCCGCTATGTCGGCATGATGAACGCGATGATGCGGGAGACGCTGATCTCGGGCACCGCCAAGAAGGCGGAGATTCCGGGCTGGCCGGCGGCCGGCAAGACCGGCACCAGCCAGGATTATCGCGACGCCTGGTTCATCGGCTACACCGCGAGCCTCGTCACCGGCGTCTGGCTCGGCAACGACGACAATTCACCGACCAAGAAGGCCACCGGCGGCGGCCTGCCGGTGGAAGTCTGGTCGCGCTTCATGAAGACCGCGCACGAAGGCGTGCCAGTGGCCAACTTGCCGAGCGCACCGGGCGGCTGGGGCCTGTCGAACCTCGCGCAGGCGGCATCGCAGGTGTCGCCGCCGACAGCGCCCGCACCGGCAGCGGCCAACAATGGCGGCTATCGCCCGCCGCCGACGCGCGCCAATGCGCGGCCGGAGGCTGCGGCCGGGCTCGATGGCTGGCTGATGGACCGGTTGTTTGGCGGAAATCGATAG